From one Rosa rugosa chromosome 4, drRosRugo1.1, whole genome shotgun sequence genomic stretch:
- the LOC133742173 gene encoding probable leucine-rich repeat receptor-like protein kinase At1g35710 produces the protein MTHLYLSQNQLSGAIPSEMGNLSNLVLLFMDDNHLTGPIPHLISSVSKLIHLNLSFNLINETIPPEIGLLSNLETLHLDANQLNGSIPKEIGQLKYLYELSLGINNLEGSIPASLGNFTNMTYLYLHKNQLSGAIPPEIGNLSSLIHLVLHENHLIGPIPPSFGNLKNLVMLFLQLNQLSGLIPSEIGNLKSIQMLSFNENNLTGPIPPSVGNLRGLTILNLFNNHLSGLIPSEIGNLKSLQVLVLSDNNLTGPIPPSVGNLRGLTTWFLDSNQLSGSIPLEIGNLKSLEKLSFSSNTLRYWYTDRLFSFNPKEKGNVKLSLAMNQLNGNMRDLYPINKLSGTIPREIGHLRSLVYLDLSGHQLHGSIPRSFGYLTNLTFLDLSGNKLSGTIPKEIGNLKSLLILDFVHNQLNGSIPTSLGNVRNLHILRLSSNKLSGTIPKEVGHLKSLTTVELNFNQLSGSIPTSFGDLSNLTILNLMSNQLSGSIPQEIGILKNLSELQLGDNQFVGYLPQNLCQGGSLSNFSVTNNYLIGPIPKSLKTCTSLIRLRLDGNQLEGNISQDFSVYPNLDYIDLSKNNFYGEVSHNWGQCPQLRTLLIAGNKLTGSIPAEIGNATQIHVLDISSNCLDGTIPKEIGRLTSLVKLMVNENQLSGPIPSEFSSLANLEYLDLSTNRFNESIIRFVGDFLKLNHLNLSNNKFGEGIPSRLGMLNHVSKLDLSHNLLTGKIPSEISNMGSLEKLNLSHNNLSGFIPASFEGMHSLSSVDISYNDLEGPLPNSKAFQDAPLEALQGNKGLCGEGGALQLCNRQSSRKHQKQKFLITFSLLAALALLAAIFAIVFEIRRKKRHGNGEETNTHEEISFSILGYDGKKMYEEIIRATQDFDSIYCIGKGGHGSVYRANLSSSNIVAVKKLHLLCSDDNNFQKEFLNEIRALTEMRHRNIVKLYGFCSHKRHSFLVYEYLERGSVAAMLSSDHEAHELGWSKRVNIVKDVANALCYMHHDCLPPVVHRDISSKNILLDSEYKAYVSDFGTAKFLNPDSANWTALAGTYGYMAPELAYTMEVNEKCDVYSFGVLTLEIIMGRHPGDIFASLLSQSSLVSSSSSSSSSSSSTAHQMPVMEVLDQRISPPSHQVAGEVLSHFKIAFACLNSRPESRPTMKQVSQLLSSQSVHLSKPLRMLTCGELLVLNA, from the exons ATGACCCACTTGTATCTCTCTCAAAATCAGCTTTCTGGTGCCATTCCTTCAGAAATGGGCAACCTATCCAATCTAGTTCTATTGTTCATGGATGACAACCATTTGACTGGTCCCATCCCACATCTGATCAGTTCCGTCTCCAAACTCATCCATCTTAACCTATCTTTTAATCTGATCAATGAGACAATCCCACCAGAAATTGGCCTTCTATCAAATCTTGAAACCCTGCACCTAGATGCAAATCAGTTAAATGGCTCAATTCCCAAAGAAATAGGCCAACTCAAGTATCTTTACGAGCTTAGTCTGGGCATCAACAATCTAGAAGGGTCTATTCCGGCTTCTCTGGGTAATTTCACCAACATGACCTACTTGTATCTCCATAAAAATCAGCTTTCTGGTGCCATTCCTCCAGAGATAGGAAATCTATCTAGTTTGATCCACCTGGTCTTGCATGAAAACCATTTGATAGGTCCCATCCCTCCAAGTTTTGGAAACTTGAAGAACTTAGTTATGCTGTTCTTGCAATTGAATCAACTGTCTGGCCTTATTCCCAGCGAGATTGGGAATCTGAAATCCATTCAGATGCTGTCGTTCAATGAGAACAATTTAACAGGTCCAATACCTCCAAGTGTAGGAAACTTAAGAGGGCTAACCATATTGAACCTGTTCAACAATCATCTTTCTGGCCTCATTCCCAGTGAGATAGGGAATCTGAAATCCCTTCAGGTGCTGGTGTTGAGTGACAACAATTTAACAGGTCCAATACCGCCAAGTGTTGGAAACTTAAGAGGGCTAACCACATGGTTCTTGGACAGCAATCAACTTTCTGGATCTATACCCTTAGAAATAGGAAATTTGAAGTCTCTAGAGAAATTAAGCTTTTCTAGTAACACTTTACGATATTGGTATACAGATAGACTTTTTAGTTTTAATCCAAAAGAGAAAGGGAATGTGAAACTATCCTTGGCAATGAATCAGCTCAATGGTAATATGAGAGACCTTTACCCTATAAATAAGCTTTCAGGAACTATCCCTAGAGAGATAGGGCACTTGAGATCCCTTGTATACCTAGATTTATCTGGTCATCAACTCCATGGTTCAATTCCAAGATCATTTGGTTATCTAACAAATCTTACCTTTCTCGATCTCTCTGGAAATAAGCTTTCTGGTACTATTCCTAAAGAGATAGGGAACTTGAAATCTCTTCTGATTCTAGACTTCGTCCATAATCAACTAAATGGCTCAATCCCAACATCCTTAGGTAATGTGAGGAATCTTCATATTCTCCGTCTATCTTCAAATAAGCTTTCTGGCACTATTCCCAAAGAGGTCGGCCACTTGAAATCCCTCACGACCGTGGAATTAAACTTCAATCAACTTAGTGGTTCCATTCCCACTTCATTTGGTGACTTGAGCAACTTGACAATCTTAAACCTCATGAGCAACCAACTCTCAGGCTCAATCCCTCAAGAAATAGGAATTCTCAAGAACTTGAGTGAACTACAACTGGGTGATAATCAGTTTGTTGGTTACCTACCCCAAAACCTTTGCCAAGGTGGATCACTTAGCAATTTTTCTGTAACCAATAACTATTTGATTGGTCCAATCCCCAAAAGCTTGAAAACTTGTACGAGCTTAATCAGACTCCGTCTTGATGGGAACCAATTGGAAGGCAATATATCCCAAGACTTCAGCGTTTATCCGAATCTTGATTATATAGATTTGAGCAAGAATAACTTCTATGGTGAAGTCTCACACAATTGGGGACAATGCCCACAGTTGAGAACCCTATTAATTGCGGGGAACAAGCTTACTGGTAGCATACCAGCTGAGATTGGCAATGCAACCCAAATTCATGTACTCGATATTTCTTCTAATTGTTTGGATGGGACTATTCCAAAGGAAATTGGGAGGTTGACTTCTTTGGTGAAGTTGATGGTGAATGAAAATCAACTTTCTGGTCCTATACCGTCCGAATTTAGCTCATTGGCTaatcttgaatatcttgatctATCCACAAACAGATTCAATGAGTCGATTATACGTTTTGTAGGGGACTTCCTCAAATTAAACCACTTGAATTTGAGCAACAACAAGTTTGGAGAAGGAATTCCATCTCGTTTGGGGATGTTAAATCATGTTTCCAAACTAGATTTAAGTCACAACTTACTTACTGGTAAGATACCATCAGAGATTAGTAATATGGGCAGTTTGGAGAAGCTGAATCTATCCCACAATAATCTCTCTGGTTTCATTCCAGCGAGTTTTGAAGGCATGCACAGTTTGTCATCCGTCGACATTTCCTACAATGACTTGGAAGGTCCACTTCCCAACAGCAAAGCATTTCAAGATGCTCCCCTAGAAGCATTGCAAGGGAACAAGGGCTTGTGTGGCGAGGGTGGAGCTTTGCAACTCTGCaatagacaaagctctagaaaGCACCAGAAACAGAAATTTCTAATCACATTCTCTCTTCTAGCAGCACTTGCACTTCTAGCTGCAATCTTCGCAATTGTCTTTGAGattagaagaaagaagaggCACGGGAATGGGGAAGAAACCAATACGCATgaagaaatttctttttccataTTAGGTTATGATGGAAAGAAGATGTATGAGGAAATCATAAGGGCAACACAAGATTTTGATTCCATATACTGCATCGGAAAGGGAGGACATGGGAGTGTATACAGAGCAAATTTGTCATCCTCCAATATAGTTGCTGTGAAGAAACTCCATCTGCTATGCAGTGATGACAATAATTTTCAGAAGGAATTCTTGAATGAAATCAGGGCACTCACTGAGATGCGACACCGAAACATTGTGAAGCTTTATGGTTTCTGTTCACATAAGCGACACTCATTTTTGGTGTATGAGTATCTAGAAAGGGGTAGCGTGGCTGCAATGCTGAGCAGTGATCATGAAGCTCATGAATTGGGATGGAGTAAGAGGGTGAATATTGTGAAAGATGTAGCTAATGCTTTGTGCTATATGCACCATGATTGCTTGCCACCAGTTGTACATCGGGACATATCGAGCAAAAACATTTTGCTGGATTCTGAATACAAGGCCTATGTTTCAGATTTTGGCACTGCTAAGTTCTTAAACCCAGACTCAGCTAATTGGACTGCCCTTGCAGGCACATATGGTTATATGGCACCAG AGCTCGCTTATACAATGGAAGTAAATGAGAAATGTGATGTCTATAGCTTTGGAGTATTAACATTGGAAATAATTATGGGAAGGCATCCAGGAGATATCTTCGCATCTTTATTATCACAGTCATCGTTggtgtcatcatcatcatcatcatcatcatcatcatcatcaactgCCCATCAAATGCCGGTTATGGAGGTTTTGGACCAGCGCATTTCCCCTCCTTCACATCAAGTTGCAGGGGAAGTGCTTTCTCATTTTAAGATAGCATTTGCATGCTTGAATTCCAGACCAGAATCTCGTCCAACAATGAAACAAGTTTCTCAACTCCTCTCATCTCAAAGTGTGCATTTGTCCAAGCCATTACGTATGCTAACTTGTGGTGAATTGCTTGTTCTCAATGCTTAG
- the LOC133745981 gene encoding uncharacterized protein LOC133745981 — protein sequence MAMSIRTITTTTALTPSNSKSSQLHHHLRLNQRDSCRFLGNRSLPSCNTSLQRVQIGSKILLMVVNSVDPRTPPLPSDPSGGSWKMWLLGVLFSLIIPFTKNKWYPLLTLKDRVETAMDAAEEVAELVEKVSDKVEEVADDIGNHLPEGKLRHAAVLVEELADKTGKAAAMADDIIEKVEEVEKEVDSITDKANEKKNEDKIKEASTKQDNSIENETIAN from the exons ATGGCCATGTCCATCAGAACAATCACAACAACAACAGCTCTTACTCCCAGCAATTCTAAATCATCACAACTTCATCACCATCTCAGATTAAACCAGAGAGATTCATGTCGTTTTCTCGGAAACCGGAGCTTGCCATCGTGCAATACGAGCCTTCAGAGAGTTCAGATTGGCAGCAAGATCCTGCTAATGGTGGTCAACAGCGTTGACCCCCGCACCCCTCCTCTTCCTTCTGATCCTTCCGGTGGTTCTTG GAAAATGTGGCTTTTGGGTGTACTTTTTTCACTAATTATACCCTTTACGAAGAACAAATGGTACCCATTACTCACGTTGAAAG ACCGAGTGGAGACGGCGATGGATGCCGCAGAAGAAGTGGCGGAGCTCGTGGAGAAGGTGTCCGACAAAGTGGAGGAGGTCGCGGATGATATCGGCAATCATCTTCCCGAAGGTAAACTTCGACATGCGGCCGTGCTTGTGGAGGAATTAGCTGACAAAACAGGCAAGGCTGCGGCCATGGCGGATGATATCATTGAGAAG GTTGAGGAAGTGGAGAAAGAGGTAGACTCCATCACTGACAAGGCCAACGAGAAAAAGAATGAAGACAAAATCAAAGAAGCGAGTACCAAGCAAGATAATAGTATTGAAAATGAGACAATTGCAAACTGA
- the LOC133745614 gene encoding uncharacterized protein LOC133745614, with translation MAMSMSIRTITTTTALTPRNSRSSLLHRHLRLNQRDSCRFLGNQSLRSCNTSLQRVQIGSKILLMVVNSVDPGTPPLPSDPSGGSWKMWLLGVLFSLIIPFTKNKWYPLLTLKDRVERVMDAAEEVAELVEKVSDKVEEVADDIGNHLPEGKLRHAAMLVEELADKTGKAAAMADDIIEKVEEVEKEVDSIIDKANEKKKEDKIKEASTKQDNSIENETIAN, from the exons ATGGCCATGTCCATGTCCATCAGAACAATCACAACAACAACAGCTCTTACTCCCAGAAATTCTAGATCATCACTACTTCATCGCCACCTCAGATTAAACCAGAGGGATTCATGTCGTTTTCTCGGAAACCAGAGCTTGCGATCATGCAATACGAGCCTTCAGAGAGTTCAGATTGGCAGCAAGATCCTGCTAATGGTGGTCAACAGCGTTGACCCCGGCACCCCTCCTCTTCCTTCCGATCCTTCCGGTGGTTCTTG GAAAATGTGGCTTTTGGGTGTACTTTTCTCACTAATTATACCCTTTACGAAGAACAAATGGTACCCATTACTCACGTTGAAAG ACCGAGTGGAGAGAGTGATGGATGCCGCAGAAGAAGTGGCGGAGCTCGTGGAGAAGGTGTCCGATAAAGTGGAGGAGGTCGCGGATGATATCGGCAATCATCTTCCCGAAGGTAAACTTCGACATGCTGCCATGCTTGTGGAGGAATTAGCTGACAAAACAGGCAAGGCTGCAGCCATGGCGGATGATATCATTGAGAAG GTTGAGGAAGTGGAGAAAGAGGTAGACTCCATCATTGACAAGGccaatgagaaaaagaaagaagacaaAATCAAAGAAGCGAGTACCAAGCAAGATAATAGTATTGAAAATGAGACAATTGCAAACTGA
- the LOC133741801 gene encoding protein DETOXIFICATION 16-like gives MDVEEERYDLESLLIPNSQEHAIESRKGFLNKDEIFEEVKKQLLLIWPLVSSNFLLFGMQVISVMYVGHLGELSLAGASMATSFASVTGLSLILGMCSALDTFCGQSFGAKQYRMLGIHMQRAMLILLLVSVPLAIIWANAGNILQCLGQDPEISSAAGDYARLMIPCIFAYAILQCHARFLQTQNNVIPMIASTGTATLLHLLTCWVMVYKTSLGSRGAAVANAITYWINALFLFIYVRISPSCKNTWTGFSKEAFHGIPTFLKLSIPSALMSSLEMWSFEMLVLVSGLLPNPKLETSVLSISLNTCAMAYMIPLAFSGAVSTRVSNQLGAGQPQLASLAACVALCLVITEGIVVAAVMILGRRVWGYCYSSEKEVVNYAAEILILVAISHFVDGPQSVLSGIIRGSGQQKIGAYVNLGAYYVIGIPTGVLFAFNLHIGGKGLWIGIILALCVDVSSACRVGTTFVSFLTTTCPLEHGGIYGGNHGFKALDVGVLFYQTCIYMLYKIDIEIYQKIPNLLLLSDLVSEQRSNLDSVCSAVFFCLSGSFR, from the exons ATGGATGTAGAAGAAGAAAGATATGATCTTGAATCACTGTTGATTCCTAATTCTCAAGAACATGCTATTGAATCGAGAAAGGGATTCCTGAACAAGGATGAGATTTTTGAGGAAGTGAAGAAGCAGCTGTTGTTAATATGGCCGCTTGTGTCATCAAATTTCTTGCTATTTGGTATGCAAGTTATTTCAGTCATGTATGTCGGTCATCTTGGAGAGCTATCGCTCGCTGGTGCTTCAATGGCTACTTCATTCGCTTCAGTCACTGGTTTGAGCTTGATA CTGGGAATGTGTAGCGCCTTGGACACTTTCTGCGGTCAGTCCTTTGGAGCAAAACAGTATCGGATGCTTGGTATACATATGCAGAGGGCAATGCTTATTCTTTTGCTCGTCAGCGTTCCTCTTGCAATTATATGGGCTAATGCAGGCAATATTCTTCAGTGCTTAGGTCAAGATCCAGAGATATCCTCTGCTGCAGGAGATTATGCTCGTTTGATGATACCTTGCATTTTTGCTTATGCAATCCTACAATGTCATGCTAGATTCTTGCAAACTCAAAACAATGTGATTCCGATGATTGCTAGTACAGGAACTGCAACACTACTGCACTTGCTTACCTGTTGGGTTATGGTATACAAGACCAGCCTTGGATCTAGAGGTGCTGCTGTGGCAAACGCCATCACCTATTGGATCAATgcattgtttttgtttatttatgtcAGAATTTCTCCCTCTTGCAAGAACACATGGACTGGATTCTCAAAGGAGGCCTTCCATGGAATTCCCACTTTTCTAAAACTATCTATCCCTTCAGCTTTAATGTCCAG CTTAGAAATGTGGTCATTTGAAATGTTGGTCCTCGTATCTGGTTTGCTTCCGAATCCAAAACTTGAAACATCAGTCCTGTCAATCAG CCTTAACACATGTGCAATGGCATACATGATTCCCCTGGCATTTAGTGGGGCAGTAAG CACAAGAGTTTCAAATCAATTGGGTGCTGGGCAACCGCAACTAGCGAGTCTAGCAGCATGTGTTGCACTTTGCCTTGTTATTACTGAAGGCATTGTTGTTGCTGCTGTCATGATATTGGGTCGAAGAGTTTGGGGCTACTGTTACAGCAGTGAAAAAGAAGTTGTGAACTATGCTGCAGAAATATTGATTTTAGTTGCTATATCCCACTTTGTTGATGGGCCTCAGTCTGTTCTGTCAG GTATCATAAGAGGAAGTGGGCAGCAGAAGATTGGTGCATATGTTAATCTGGGAGCTTATTATGTTATCGGCATTCCTACTGGAGTATTATTTGCTTTTAACCTCCACATCGGAGGGAAG GGTCTTTGGATAGGAATTATCCTGGCGCTATGTGTTGACGTGAGTAGTGCATGTAGGGTAGGTACCACCTTTGTATCATTTCTCACTACTACATGTCCCTTAGAACATGGAGGAATTTATGGAGGGAATCACGGCTTTAAGGCCTTAGATGTAGGAGTGTTGTTTTATCAGACTTGTATATATATGCTGTATAAGATTGACATCGaaatatatcagaaaattcccaaccttctccttctttctgacttggtatcagagcagagatccaatTTGGACTCTGTCTGTTCCGCCGTGTTTTTTTGTCTTTCGGGTTCTTTTCGTTAA